One genomic segment of Natronospira proteinivora includes these proteins:
- the traF gene encoding conjugal transfer protein TraF, which produces MLAFPALVSADAFTALDPRSMSLGGGGAATMRPYNASHFNPARFAGNPRVQARRDDRPFGRFFLGARLIDRDSFLNSLDEYQESNNNDRFDSALEHLQQRIDDQNTSGQDFRDVTNAGNALLDDYESLSDKPLRAAASAGLNVGYPGDQWGIGAHVRQNLAVGMEVRVSESDRRRIRETLNFIDTLVDISETGELPDDVVIPRPVDQFTSEFALQGAMVRDSGVSLAGRIPGNERTMVGVTVKSLYVETVDWRVDVDSADSDNFDFDEHRRAHSDPNLDLGLIHELDEHWTAAIMVRNLISRDYKTVLDNEVRLRPALRGGLAWQTRRWSVSVDMDFNETEAIGFDPAKRYTTVGLEYRPMRWLSLRGGYRYENVLHEGNASLGFGLDSRHAHFDFAVSGDTGDSLGIALQAGTRF; this is translated from the coding sequence ATGCTTGCGTTTCCCGCGCTGGTCTCGGCCGACGCCTTCACCGCCCTGGACCCCCGCTCCATGAGCCTGGGGGGCGGCGGGGCGGCGACCATGCGCCCCTACAATGCCAGCCATTTCAATCCGGCCCGTTTCGCGGGCAACCCCCGGGTCCAGGCCCGCCGGGATGACCGGCCCTTTGGCCGTTTTTTCCTTGGTGCTCGCCTGATCGACCGGGACAGTTTCCTGAACTCACTGGATGAATACCAGGAAAGCAACAACAACGACCGTTTCGACAGCGCCCTGGAGCATTTGCAACAGCGTATCGACGATCAGAACACCAGCGGCCAGGATTTCCGGGACGTGACCAATGCCGGCAATGCCCTGCTGGATGACTATGAATCCCTCTCCGACAAGCCCCTGCGGGCCGCTGCCTCCGCCGGACTCAATGTCGGTTACCCCGGCGATCAATGGGGCATCGGCGCGCATGTTCGCCAGAACCTGGCGGTGGGCATGGAAGTACGTGTTTCCGAATCCGACCGCCGGAGGATCCGGGAAACACTGAACTTCATCGATACTCTGGTGGATATCTCGGAAACCGGGGAATTGCCCGATGATGTGGTCATCCCCCGGCCGGTGGATCAGTTCACCTCCGAGTTCGCCCTTCAGGGCGCCATGGTCCGGGACAGCGGTGTCAGTCTGGCCGGTCGTATCCCCGGCAATGAGCGCACCATGGTGGGGGTGACGGTCAAGTCATTGTATGTGGAGACAGTGGACTGGCGGGTGGATGTGGATAGTGCCGACAGCGATAACTTCGACTTCGATGAACACCGCCGGGCCCACAGCGACCCCAACCTGGATCTGGGCTTGATTCATGAACTGGACGAGCACTGGACCGCCGCCATTATGGTTCGCAACCTCATCAGTCGGGATTACAAGACCGTACTGGACAATGAAGTGCGCCTGCGTCCGGCACTGCGGGGTGGCTTGGCCTGGCAGACCCGGCGATGGAGCGTTTCGGTGGACATGGATTTCAATGAGACCGAGGCCATCGGTTTCGATCCGGCCAAGCGCTACACCACCGTAGGGCTGGAATACCGGCCCATGCGTTGGCTGAGCTTGCGTGGTGGCTATCGCTACGAGAATGTCCTGCATGAGGGCAATGCCTCGCTGGGCTTCGGTCTGGATTCCCGCCATGCCCATTTTGATTTCGCCGTCAGCGGCGACACCGGCGATTCCCTCGGCATCGCCCTCCAGGCCGGCACCCGTTTTTAG
- a CDS encoding oxidative damage protection protein: MTRKVHCVLLGTEAEGLDRPPYPGELGKKLYENVSKAAWQQWLNHQTMLINEYRLSPIEPGARKFLEEEMEKFFFSKEAVDKPEGYVPPDKD, from the coding sequence ATGACCCGCAAGGTACACTGTGTCCTGCTGGGGACCGAAGCCGAAGGCCTGGATCGCCCTCCCTACCCTGGAGAGCTGGGGAAAAAGCTGTATGAAAATGTCTCCAAGGCCGCCTGGCAGCAATGGCTGAATCACCAGACCATGCTGATCAATGAATACCGGCTCTCGCCCATCGAGCCCGGGGCCAGGAAATTTCTGGAAGAGGAAATGGAAAAGTTTTTCTTCAGCAAGGAAGCCGTCGACAAGCCCGAGGGATATGTGCCGCCTGACAAGGACTGA
- the mutY gene encoding A/G-specific adenine glycosylase, with protein MSQLAPRVIAWYRRAGRHRLPWQQDPSPYRVWVSEIMLQQTQVTTVIPYFERFMKRFPTVSDLAAAPIDEVLHLWSGLGYYARARNLHKAAVQIETEHGGVFPEDIEAVMALPGIGRSTAGAILALARGQRHPILDGNVKRVLARYHTIDGWPGRTAVARTLWAKAEAHLPETDIKAYTQGMMDLGATLCTRSRPACGQCPLETDCQARASGTPERWPGKKPKKAKPRRRSRMLMTVAEGQVLLERRPPSGIWGGLWAFPEMNEEVEAGEWCQAQLQRTPQATEAWAPLRHVFTHFELDIHPVRADLPRLPQAVTDGDHQAWFDLNQPIKVGLAAPVSKLLEKLRQQL; from the coding sequence ATGAGCCAGCTGGCGCCCCGGGTCATCGCCTGGTATCGCCGGGCCGGTCGCCACCGTCTGCCCTGGCAGCAGGACCCCAGCCCCTACCGGGTCTGGGTCTCCGAGATCATGCTGCAGCAGACCCAGGTGACCACGGTGATTCCCTACTTCGAACGTTTCATGAAACGTTTTCCCACCGTCAGTGACCTGGCCGCGGCACCCATCGACGAGGTGCTGCACCTGTGGTCCGGGCTGGGTTATTACGCCCGTGCCCGCAATCTGCACAAGGCTGCCGTGCAAATCGAGACCGAGCATGGCGGCGTTTTTCCTGAGGATATCGAGGCGGTCATGGCCCTGCCGGGCATCGGCCGCTCCACTGCCGGGGCCATCCTGGCGCTTGCCCGGGGCCAGCGTCATCCCATTCTGGATGGCAATGTGAAGCGGGTTCTGGCCCGCTATCACACCATCGACGGCTGGCCCGGGCGCACCGCCGTGGCTCGGACACTCTGGGCCAAGGCCGAGGCCCATCTGCCCGAGACGGATATCAAGGCCTACACCCAGGGCATGATGGATCTCGGGGCTACCCTTTGTACCCGCAGCCGGCCGGCCTGCGGGCAATGTCCCCTGGAAACCGATTGCCAGGCCCGGGCCAGTGGCACCCCCGAGCGCTGGCCCGGCAAGAAGCCGAAAAAGGCCAAGCCCCGGCGCCGCAGCCGCATGCTCATGACCGTCGCCGAAGGCCAGGTACTGCTGGAGCGTCGTCCCCCCAGCGGTATCTGGGGCGGGCTATGGGCCTTTCCCGAAATGAATGAAGAAGTCGAGGCGGGCGAGTGGTGCCAGGCCCAATTGCAGCGTACCCCCCAGGCCACCGAGGCCTGGGCCCCGCTGCGCCACGTATTCACCCATTTCGAGCTGGATATCCACCCGGTGCGGGCTGATTTGCCCCGCCTCCCCCAGGCCGTTACCGACGGCGACCACCAGGCCTGGTTCGACCTCAACCAACCCATCAAAGTCGGCCTCGCGGCCCCCGTCAGCAAGCTCCTGGAAAAACTCCGCCAACAGCTCTAA
- a CDS encoding AsmA family protein produces MKRLLIALASILRALVLLLVLAVVIITMVIDPNDYREDVEAAVYDATGRNMQIQDELSLSFFPWLGVETGRVTLGNAEGFEDDFFSLDSADMRLRLIPLLRRQLEVAEIQVDGLRLNLAVNEDGVSNWDDLVAPEEAEDRPEEEVDAELDFSDLERIRIGGLSLSNATLSWRDDVSGLRARVDDWSLTLGEIRLGEPLSFQTALDFDLNEPELSGRLQANARLMADLAGDGRIRIDAMELELDSQGDILPVSPLAVQLSWRELLFDPEADRLTLEDFTGQLAEMPFGGDVIIDALSSDPRIAFELGSGDFPGAALMSLLGEDAPKGLDLEPVETVNWRLNGHLDTAEDRLTLDEGVLRLDELDAQLALVVEQLGAETPEVSGRLEIPGFSPRQLLTRIGLADMLPETSDPEVLERFALRSDLSYGQAGLALNELNLTLDDSRIQGAVTLPELEPLALRFDLHLDTIDLDRYMAPDEDGEPVDSDEPLDLDAIEIPAQAIRGHDLEGRLRIDSLMLAGMQLEEVETGVRIRDDVLRLAPIDARLYGGRQQGELEVDASGEVPQIRFTEELDGVRMQGLMNDLFQIEQFSGGLELFMELSGEGHTVGELRPTLDGRLRLRLDEGAIEGVDVAHALSEATARFRDDGSVAPDRGRTPFSTLALRGQIQEGRLTSEDFGLLVDKLAIRGDGWLSLVDFSMEYQMRAQVLDGARSELRADEFNVRGREFAFRITGTPLSPRLRFDVETMLRDATEDRVRDRADEVEDRLRDRFGR; encoded by the coding sequence ATGAAACGACTCCTCATTGCACTGGCATCCATCCTGCGTGCCCTGGTTCTACTGCTGGTTCTCGCGGTGGTGATCATCACGATGGTCATCGACCCCAATGATTACCGCGAGGACGTGGAAGCGGCGGTCTACGATGCCACCGGCCGGAATATGCAAATCCAGGATGAACTATCCCTGTCCTTCTTCCCCTGGTTGGGGGTGGAAACCGGTCGGGTCACCCTGGGCAATGCCGAAGGTTTTGAAGACGATTTCTTCAGCCTGGACAGTGCCGATATGCGGCTGCGCCTGATCCCCTTGCTGCGCCGCCAGCTGGAAGTGGCCGAGATTCAGGTGGATGGCTTGCGCCTGAACCTGGCGGTCAATGAAGACGGCGTGAGTAACTGGGATGATCTGGTCGCCCCCGAGGAGGCCGAAGACCGGCCTGAGGAAGAGGTGGACGCAGAGCTGGATTTCAGTGATCTGGAACGCATTCGTATTGGTGGGCTCAGTCTCAGCAATGCCACTCTCAGTTGGCGGGATGATGTCAGCGGTCTGCGGGCCCGTGTGGATGATTGGTCCCTGACCCTGGGCGAGATTCGCCTCGGTGAGCCCCTGAGCTTTCAAACCGCGCTGGATTTTGATCTCAATGAACCCGAACTGTCGGGACGGCTGCAAGCCAATGCCCGGCTGATGGCGGATCTGGCCGGGGACGGTCGTATTCGCATTGATGCCATGGAGCTGGAGCTGGACAGTCAGGGCGACATCCTGCCGGTCTCCCCCCTGGCGGTGCAGCTGTCCTGGCGGGAGCTGTTGTTCGATCCCGAAGCCGACCGCCTGACCCTTGAAGATTTCACCGGCCAGTTGGCGGAAATGCCTTTTGGAGGCGATGTCATCATTGACGCCCTGTCCAGCGACCCGCGCATTGCCTTTGAGCTGGGTTCCGGTGATTTCCCCGGCGCGGCCCTGATGTCCCTGCTGGGCGAGGACGCCCCCAAGGGCCTGGATCTGGAACCGGTGGAAACCGTCAACTGGCGCCTGAATGGCCATCTGGATACCGCCGAGGACCGCCTCACCCTGGATGAAGGGGTACTGCGGCTGGACGAGCTGGATGCCCAGCTGGCACTGGTGGTGGAGCAACTGGGCGCTGAGACCCCGGAAGTCTCGGGTCGCCTGGAAATCCCGGGTTTCTCCCCCCGGCAACTGCTGACCCGCATCGGCCTGGCCGACATGCTGCCCGAAACCAGTGATCCAGAAGTGCTTGAGCGATTCGCCCTGCGCAGTGACTTATCCTATGGCCAGGCCGGGCTGGCCCTGAACGAGCTTAACCTGACCCTGGATGACAGCCGCATCCAGGGCGCGGTGACCCTGCCCGAACTCGAGCCTTTGGCCCTGCGTTTTGATTTGCACCTGGACACCATTGACCTGGATCGCTACATGGCCCCCGATGAAGACGGCGAGCCGGTGGATAGCGACGAGCCGCTGGACCTGGATGCCATCGAGATCCCGGCCCAGGCCATTCGCGGCCATGACCTGGAAGGTCGGCTTCGTATTGATTCGTTGATGCTGGCCGGCATGCAACTGGAGGAAGTGGAAACCGGCGTGCGCATCCGGGACGACGTGTTGCGTTTGGCGCCCATCGACGCCCGGCTCTACGGCGGTCGCCAGCAGGGTGAGCTGGAGGTGGATGCCAGCGGCGAGGTACCGCAAATCCGCTTCACCGAGGAGCTGGATGGCGTGCGCATGCAGGGACTGATGAATGATCTCTTCCAGATCGAACAGTTCAGCGGCGGCCTTGAGCTTTTCATGGAACTGTCCGGAGAAGGCCATACGGTGGGTGAGTTGCGGCCCACCCTGGATGGCCGTTTGCGCTTGCGTCTGGATGAGGGGGCCATCGAAGGGGTGGATGTGGCCCATGCCTTGTCCGAGGCCACGGCCCGCTTCCGCGATGATGGCAGCGTCGCACCCGATCGGGGGCGTACGCCTTTCTCCACCCTGGCCCTGCGCGGCCAGATTCAAGAAGGACGACTGACCAGTGAAGACTTTGGTCTCCTGGTGGATAAGCTCGCCATTCGGGGTGATGGTTGGCTGAGCCTGGTGGATTTCTCCATGGAGTATCAGATGCGGGCCCAGGTTCTGGATGGTGCCCGCAGCGAGCTGCGGGCGGATGAATTCAACGTTCGGGGCCGGGAGTTTGCCTTCCGCATCACCGGCACGCCGCTGTCGCCCCGGCTGCGCTTTGATGTGGAGACCATGCTCCGGGATGCCACCGAGGATCGGGTCCGGGACCGTGCGGATGAAGTGGAAGACAGGTTGCGGGATCGATTCGGGCGATGA
- a CDS encoding hybrid sensor histidine kinase/response regulator, which yields MRLLRYAVKRLLRPRSSRRLIWIAPVVLLLVLILDLLTPLGYAVGALYVFPVLLVALTRSARAVVLMGLLGAGLVLVGYALSPSVEQLPEFLPPLLNRLFSLGVILGATLMGLVLAHLLHRHRRVGRVVLAAQKARRESLEQMDLAARMALLGAWSYQVDSNTLELSPLVMELHGLPPGESLTLESILHYYTPESRARMRACFQQCLEKGEGFDEQFQLRLREGSQRWARCIARASRDAEGRTVEVLGAFQDITRQKEIENLLLVSERRFQRLVDAIPLIVWSADPEGRVDYFSRDLHVFTGVNDSDRLMGDGWLSVVHPDDRDNAAEQWQTAVKKGGNYTVELRLRRHDGRYHWHLVRAEAARDGEGLIRKWYGSATDIDDQRRLQQQLQQAQQLEALGHLTGGVAHDFNNLITVIQGNAELLMAALHGDQRLYPLADMIDGAARRGAALTQRLLAVARRQRLEPRTVDINEMVREMQDLLCRTLGKHVAVELQLTEGAWPARVDPSQLESALLNLCINARDAMPQGGRLTIESDNIVLDLDDASSDPDLVPGEYVMLAVSDTGEGMDEKTQAQLFEPFFTTKEPGKGSGLGLPMLYGFIKQSRGHVRVDSSPGQGTTVRCYLPRDTEGQDQQESEMVVPMETRGSETVLLVEDDDLVRRYASEQVQNMGYKVVEATDGSSAMKVLEARDDIDLLFTDVVMPGGMAAQDLVVEARRLHPEIRVLYTSGYTENAILHRGRLESDGLMLSKPYRREDLARMIRVALEQEG from the coding sequence ATGAGACTGCTGCGTTACGCCGTTAAACGCTTACTCAGGCCACGGTCCTCACGGCGGTTGATCTGGATTGCCCCGGTAGTGCTCCTACTGGTGCTGATACTGGATCTGCTCACCCCCCTGGGCTATGCGGTCGGGGCCCTGTATGTCTTTCCCGTTCTGCTTGTGGCCTTGACCCGGAGTGCCCGGGCCGTGGTGTTAATGGGGCTCCTGGGGGCAGGGCTGGTACTCGTTGGCTATGCCCTCTCTCCCTCGGTGGAACAGCTTCCCGAATTTCTGCCGCCATTGCTCAACCGCCTGTTCAGCCTGGGCGTGATTCTGGGGGCAACCCTCATGGGCCTGGTCCTGGCCCATTTGCTGCATCGCCATCGCCGGGTAGGCCGGGTGGTGCTCGCCGCCCAAAAGGCTCGCCGGGAGAGCCTGGAACAGATGGATCTGGCCGCCCGCATGGCTTTGCTGGGGGCCTGGTCATACCAGGTGGACAGCAATACCCTGGAATTGTCCCCCTTGGTGATGGAGTTGCACGGGCTTCCGCCGGGTGAAAGCCTGACTCTTGAGTCGATCTTGCACTATTACACGCCGGAAAGCCGGGCCCGGATGCGGGCCTGTTTCCAGCAGTGTCTAGAAAAGGGCGAAGGATTCGACGAGCAATTCCAGTTGCGTCTGCGTGAAGGCTCGCAGCGCTGGGCCCGCTGTATCGCCCGTGCCAGTCGTGATGCTGAGGGGCGAACCGTCGAGGTCCTGGGGGCCTTCCAGGACATCACCCGTCAGAAGGAAATCGAAAATCTCCTGCTGGTGAGCGAGCGCCGCTTCCAGCGGTTGGTTGATGCCATCCCCTTGATCGTCTGGTCGGCCGATCCAGAGGGCCGTGTCGATTACTTCAGTCGGGATCTGCATGTATTCACCGGCGTGAATGATTCGGATCGATTGATGGGGGACGGCTGGCTGAGTGTGGTCCATCCTGATGACCGGGATAATGCGGCCGAGCAATGGCAGACCGCTGTGAAGAAGGGCGGGAACTACACGGTGGAATTGCGGCTTCGACGTCATGATGGCCGCTACCACTGGCATCTGGTCCGGGCCGAAGCGGCGAGGGATGGCGAGGGGCTGATCCGGAAATGGTATGGCAGCGCCACCGATATTGATGATCAAAGGCGCCTGCAACAACAACTGCAGCAGGCCCAGCAGTTGGAGGCGCTGGGTCACCTCACCGGCGGGGTGGCCCATGACTTCAATAATCTGATCACCGTGATCCAGGGCAATGCCGAGCTGTTGATGGCTGCATTGCATGGGGATCAGAGATTGTATCCATTGGCCGACATGATCGATGGCGCCGCTCGCCGGGGCGCGGCCCTGACCCAGCGCCTGCTGGCGGTTGCCCGTCGCCAGCGTCTGGAACCAAGGACGGTGGATATCAATGAAATGGTTCGGGAAATGCAGGATCTGCTTTGTCGGACCCTGGGTAAGCATGTGGCGGTTGAACTGCAGCTGACGGAAGGGGCCTGGCCGGCCCGGGTGGATCCCAGTCAGTTGGAGTCGGCATTGCTCAATCTTTGCATCAACGCCCGGGACGCCATGCCCCAAGGCGGTCGCCTGACCATCGAAAGCGACAATATCGTGCTGGATTTGGACGATGCCAGCAGTGACCCGGATCTGGTGCCTGGGGAGTACGTGATGCTGGCAGTCTCCGACACCGGTGAAGGCATGGATGAAAAGACACAGGCTCAGTTGTTTGAGCCTTTTTTTACCACCAAGGAACCCGGCAAGGGCAGTGGTCTCGGCCTGCCCATGCTCTATGGTTTTATCAAGCAATCCCGTGGTCATGTGCGGGTGGATTCCAGCCCGGGGCAGGGCACCACCGTCCGCTGTTATCTGCCACGGGATACCGAAGGACAGGATCAGCAGGAGAGCGAAATGGTTGTACCAATGGAAACACGAGGTAGTGAAACCGTACTGCTGGTAGAAGACGATGATCTGGTGCGTCGCTATGCCAGCGAGCAAGTGCAGAATATGGGTTACAAGGTGGTTGAAGCCACCGATGGATCTTCCGCCATGAAGGTGCTGGAAGCACGGGATGATATTGATCTCTTGTTCACCGATGTGGTGATGCCTGGTGGCATGGCCGCCCAGGACCTAGTGGTCGAAGCCAGGCGCCTGCATCCCGAGATTCGTGTCCTGTATACCTCCGGTTACACCGAAAACGCCATTCTTCACCGTGGCCGCCTGGAATCGGATGGGCTGATGCTGTCCAAGCCCTATCGCCGGGAAGACCTGGCCAGGATGATTCGAGTCGCGCTGGAGCAGGAGGGTTGA
- the thiS gene encoding sulfur carrier protein ThiS — protein sequence MRLEVNGETREFDGEPTISELLEALAFTGRRVAVERNGMIVPRSQHADTRLADGDRLEIVQAVGGG from the coding sequence ATGCGGCTTGAGGTTAACGGCGAAACTCGAGAATTCGATGGCGAACCCACCATCAGCGAATTGCTTGAAGCCCTGGCCTTCACCGGCCGCCGGGTGGCTGTCGAGCGCAACGGCATGATCGTCCCCCGTAGCCAGCATGCCGACACCCGGCTGGCGGACGGCGACCGCCTGGAGATCGTCCAGGCCGTCGGCGGCGGTTGA
- a CDS encoding thiazole synthase, translating into MSDNENTPTLKPLVIAGREYQSRLLVGTGKYKDFQETREAIETSGAEIVTVALRRSNIGQKSDEPNLLDAVPPSKYTILPNTAGCYTAEDAVRVCRLARELLDDHRLVKLEVLGDERTLYPDIPATLEAAKTLVDEGFEVMVYTNDDPIIAKRLEEIGCVAVMPLAAPIGSGLGIQNPYNIITIVENAKVPILVDAGVGTASDASVAMELGCDGVLMNTAIAGAQHPVLMASAMRKAVEAGREAFLAGRIPKKRFASASSPIEGVIR; encoded by the coding sequence ATGAGCGATAACGAGAACACACCGACCCTGAAACCGCTGGTGATTGCCGGGCGGGAATATCAATCCCGGCTGCTGGTGGGGACCGGCAAGTACAAGGATTTCCAGGAAACCCGGGAAGCCATTGAAACCAGTGGTGCCGAGATCGTGACTGTGGCCCTGCGCCGCTCCAACATCGGCCAGAAATCCGATGAGCCCAATCTGCTGGATGCGGTGCCGCCATCGAAGTACACCATCCTGCCCAACACCGCCGGTTGCTACACGGCCGAGGATGCGGTGCGGGTCTGCCGCCTGGCCCGGGAGCTGCTGGACGATCATCGCCTGGTGAAGCTGGAGGTGCTGGGGGATGAGCGTACCCTCTACCCGGATATTCCGGCCACCCTGGAAGCGGCCAAGACCCTGGTGGACGAGGGCTTCGAGGTGATGGTCTATACCAATGACGATCCCATCATCGCCAAGCGCCTGGAGGAAATCGGCTGCGTGGCAGTGATGCCCCTGGCGGCGCCCATCGGTTCTGGACTGGGGATTCAGAACCCCTACAACATCATCACCATTGTGGAGAATGCCAAGGTGCCCATTCTGGTGGATGCCGGCGTGGGCACGGCCTCGGATGCCTCGGTGGCCATGGAGCTGGGCTGTGACGGGGTGCTGATGAACACCGCCATCGCCGGCGCCCAGCACCCGGTGCTGATGGCCTCGGCCATGCGCAAGGCGGTGGAAGCCGGCCGCGAAGCCTTCCTGGCCGGACGCATCCCCAAGAAACGCTTCGCCTCGGCCTCCTCCCCGATTGAAGGAGTAATCCGCTAA
- the trmB gene encoding tRNA (guanosine(46)-N7)-methyltransferase TrmB, protein MTEQEKNWRPIRSFVRREGRLTPGQQKALDRFFPRYGIEFQAEPLDFNVLFGRKAPVTLEIGFGNGDLLATLAVSHPERNFMGIEVHRPGVGRLLNQLDEQGLENVRVSTHDAVEVLREQIPPKSLDRLLIFFPDPWPKKRHHKRRLIQPAFAELAASRLAPGGRLHLATDWENYKDHMLAVLDACPALSNTAGDGGTVPRPDDRPVTHFEQRGKRKGHGVWDLVYERV, encoded by the coding sequence ATGACTGAGCAGGAAAAGAACTGGCGGCCGATACGGAGTTTTGTGCGGCGGGAGGGGCGTTTGACGCCCGGGCAGCAGAAGGCGTTGGATCGCTTTTTTCCCCGTTACGGCATTGAATTTCAGGCCGAGCCGCTGGATTTCAACGTCCTGTTCGGTCGCAAAGCGCCGGTGACCCTGGAGATCGGTTTCGGCAACGGGGATCTGCTGGCGACACTGGCGGTCAGTCACCCGGAACGGAACTTCATGGGGATCGAGGTCCATCGTCCTGGTGTGGGGCGGCTGCTCAATCAGCTGGACGAGCAAGGCCTGGAGAATGTACGGGTCTCGACCCACGATGCGGTGGAAGTGCTGCGGGAGCAGATTCCACCCAAGAGCCTGGATCGGCTGCTGATCTTCTTCCCTGACCCCTGGCCCAAGAAACGCCACCACAAGCGCCGCCTGATTCAGCCGGCCTTTGCCGAGCTGGCGGCCAGCCGGCTCGCCCCCGGTGGCCGGCTGCACCTGGCCACGGACTGGGAAAACTACAAGGACCACATGCTGGCGGTGCTGGATGCCTGCCCGGCCCTGTCCAATACCGCTGGCGATGGTGGCACCGTGCCCCGGCCGGATGACCGCCCGGTGACCCATTTCGAACAACGCGGCAAGCGCAAGGGGCATGGGGTTTGGGATCTGGTTTATGAGCGGGTTTAG
- the ggt gene encoding gamma-glutamyltransferase, with the protein MLKLQRLLITLLTALFLTACAGLSPNDGPSPTSEGGAVATAHPLATQAGREILEQGGNAFDAAVAVSAVLAVVEPFGSGVGGGGFWLLHQAGEDRSIMVDGRETAPGEAHAEMYLDEDGEVDDDLSRNGPLAAAIPGQPAALIHITEQYGQLSLEDNLAPAIRLAREGFSVGERYIRGVDFKQDILKRWPAGADVFLDDGDVPEEGWTLKQPDLADTLERIAQQGRAGFYEGELAEQMVTQVREAGGIWQLQDLADYQVVEREPITSEYRGARITAASPPSAGGVALATTLNILEGYDLDAVDEATRIHVISEALRRAYRDRGAWLGDPDFVDMPIERLTSADYAAGLRASIRQDRATPSDHLPDVVSPLEGPQTTHFSIMDRQGNRVGATLSINFWFGSGFMPEGTGVILNNEMDDFSSEPGTPDGFGLVSSKANAIEPGKRMLSSMTPTFVEDERGVAILGSPGGSRIITTVLTGILAYLDGADAEAAVAKPRFHHQYRPDHISHEPDSISASALEALKTKGHELESRDRPWGNLQMVIWNRESGELEAASDPRGEGSPDVY; encoded by the coding sequence ATGCTCAAACTGCAACGCCTGCTGATTACCCTGCTGACCGCCCTGTTTCTCACCGCCTGCGCCGGGCTGTCACCAAACGACGGACCAAGCCCGACCAGCGAAGGCGGCGCGGTGGCCACCGCCCACCCTCTGGCCACCCAGGCTGGCCGGGAAATCCTGGAGCAAGGGGGCAATGCCTTTGATGCCGCAGTGGCCGTGAGTGCTGTCCTGGCGGTGGTGGAACCCTTCGGTTCCGGCGTGGGCGGTGGCGGCTTCTGGCTGCTGCATCAAGCCGGCGAGGATCGCAGTATCATGGTGGACGGCCGGGAAACGGCCCCCGGCGAGGCCCATGCCGAGATGTACCTGGACGAAGACGGGGAAGTGGATGACGACCTCTCCCGCAACGGGCCCCTGGCCGCCGCCATCCCCGGCCAGCCCGCCGCCCTGATTCACATCACCGAGCAATACGGCCAACTCAGCCTGGAAGACAACCTGGCCCCCGCCATTCGCCTGGCCCGGGAAGGCTTTAGTGTGGGTGAACGCTATATCCGCGGCGTGGACTTCAAGCAGGATATTCTCAAGCGCTGGCCCGCCGGCGCCGACGTCTTTCTGGATGACGGGGACGTCCCCGAAGAAGGCTGGACGCTGAAACAACCCGACCTGGCCGACACCCTGGAACGCATCGCCCAGCAGGGCCGGGCCGGCTTCTATGAAGGGGAACTGGCCGAGCAAATGGTGACCCAGGTGCGCGAGGCCGGGGGTATCTGGCAGCTGCAGGACCTGGCCGACTACCAGGTGGTCGAGCGTGAACCCATCACCAGCGAGTATCGCGGTGCCCGCATCACCGCCGCCTCACCCCCCAGCGCCGGTGGCGTGGCCCTGGCCACCACGCTCAACATCCTGGAAGGCTATGACCTGGATGCCGTGGATGAGGCCACCCGCATTCACGTAATCAGCGAAGCCCTGCGCCGCGCCTATCGGGACCGGGGCGCCTGGCTGGGGGACCCGGATTTCGTGGACATGCCCATCGAGCGGCTCACCAGCGCCGACTATGCCGCCGGCCTGCGGGCCAGCATCCGCCAGGACCGGGCCACCCCCAGTGATCACCTGCCCGATGTGGTCAGTCCCCTGGAAGGGCCCCAGACCACCCATTTCTCCATCATGGACCGGCAGGGCAATCGGGTGGGGGCCACGCTTTCCATCAACTTCTGGTTCGGCTCCGGTTTCATGCCCGAAGGCACCGGCGTCATCCTCAACAATGAAATGGATGATTTCTCATCCGAGCCCGGCACCCCGGACGGCTTTGGCCTGGTGTCCTCCAAGGCCAATGCCATCGAGCCCGGCAAGCGCATGCTCTCCAGCATGACCCCCACCTTCGTGGAAGACGAGCGGGGCGTGGCCATCCTGGGCAGCCCCGGCGGCAGCCGCATCATCACCACCGTGCTCACCGGCATCCTGGCCTATCTGGACGGGGCCGACGCCGAAGCCGCCGTGGCCAAGCCGCGCTTCCACCACCAGTACCGCCCGGATCACATCAGCCATGAGCCCGATTCCATCTCGGCGTCCGCATTGGAAGCGCTCAAGACCAAGGGTCATGAGCTGGAAAGCCGGGACCGCCCCTGGGGCAACCTGCAAATGGTGATCTGGAACCGGGAAAGCGGCGAGCTGGAAGCCGCCTCCGACCCCCGCGGCGAAGGCAGCCCCGATGTTTATTAA